From Strigops habroptila isolate Jane chromosome 1, bStrHab1.2.pri, whole genome shotgun sequence, a single genomic window includes:
- the RALA gene encoding ras-related protein Ral-A: protein MAANKPKGQNSLALHKVIMVGSGGVGKSALTLQFMYDEFVEDYEPTKADSYRKKVVLDGEEVQIDILDTAGQEDYAAIRDNYFRSGEGFLCVFSITELESFAATADFREQILRVKEDENVPFLLVGNKSDLEDKRQVSVEEAKTRADQWNVNYVETSAKTRANVDKVFFDLMREIRARKMEDSKEKNGKKKRKSLAKRIRERCCIL from the exons ATGGCAGCAAATAAGCCTAAAGGACAGAATTCTTTGGCTTTACACAAAGTCATCATGGTGGGAAGCGGTGGTGTAGGAAAATCTGCATTAACACTACAATTTATGTATGATGAG tttgttGAAGATTATGAGCCCACCAAAGCAGACAGCTACAGGAAAAAGGTGGTTCTGGATGGGGAAGAAGTCCAAATTGATATACTGgacacagcagggcaggaggactATGCTGCAATTAGAGACAACTACTTCCGAAGTGGAGAAGGCTTTCTTTGTGTCTTCTCTATTACAGAGCTGGAATCCTTTGCAGCAACTGCAGACTTCAG ggAGCAGATCTTAAGAGTAAAAGAAGATGAGAATGTTCCTTTTTTGCTAGTTGGTAACAAATCAGATTTGGAAGATAAAAGACAAGTTTCTGTAGAGGAAGCAAAAACCAGAGCTGATCAGTGGAATGTTAACTATGTGGAAACTTCTGCAAAAACACGAGCTAATGTTGACAAG GTGTTTTTTGATTTAATGAGAGAAATTAGAGCCAGAAAAATggaagacagcaaagaaaaaaatggaaagaagaaaagaaaaagcctagCTAAGAGGATCAGAGAAAGATGTTGCATTTTATAA